A window of Physeter macrocephalus isolate SW-GA chromosome 6, ASM283717v5, whole genome shotgun sequence genomic DNA:
ACCCACTGGCCCCGTCCTCATCATATGTCCACACAGTACTCCACCCTAAAATCAGCAAGGTCACTCCTCAATTCACCTTTTCCCTGTCAGCCTGACCCCATGCGCGGTCAACGTACCTTTTCTTCACCAAGCCCAACCCGTCACCGCCCCTACTGTCAACGCTCACACGACCCCTTCCCGTCACCACATGCTCAGCACAGCCCCCACAACAGTGCCCGTCCTCTCCACCATCCCTGCAGCCAGCCCTTCTCGCCATCGCTTCCCTGGTAACTTCAGCACCAGGCCTCCCCCGGCCTTACGAGACTGTCTCTGCAGCCTCCCGTTACCTTCACAACGTTGGTACCATCAGCAGCTGAGACAAAGTACAGGGGCAGGGAGAACTTCCTGGCAAAACTGAAGCTTTTCTGGGTCATCTTTATGTCTGCTGTAGAGAGAAGGGAGGACATGGGCCTGTCTACAAGGGAAAGCGAGAGAACTTTGCAGGGTGGGCCACTGGAGGTCCCCATCCTAGGAAGAGGGGTGAGCAGGGACGCCCAGGGGACGTGGCTTAGAAGGAGTTCATTTCACGGGGTGGGGATCTGTGTCTCGAGACGGCCGCTTGGCTCACTTGGATCCTTACTGGGAGGGCAGTGATGGCCAGCAGCCAGGGGCTGTATGTTGCGAAAAAGAATGGACCGTTGATGGTTCGCTGgcccaggagaggaagaggagacgTGTGATGGCGGGCCCCCCCATGAATTGCTGGCACCCAGATGTAGGGTGGCCTCACCATCGATTTTATTGGCCACCACAATGCATGGAATCTCTGGCCTGAACTCCCGAAGCTCTGTATACCAGGTGCTCAGGTGCTTGTAGGTGATTTTCCTCTGCACATCAAATACCTGCAattagcagaggaaagaagacagCCCAGGTGCATCAATGTCTCTGCATGCCACCCCCAGGTGACACACGCACAAGCAGGCAAACACGGGCTTGGGAACTCGGACCATGCACCACTCTGAGCTGCATGCCCTCTAACCACAAAGGCTATGCCTCGCCCACCCCTCTCACCCTCTAGAACCTTCATCTTGTCACCTAACcttatttacctattttaaccagattttatcattttacttattGTATCATTTACTTATTGATAAGTCCGTTACAAATggtaagctttttatttttttcttagtctaacTACTGCTTAAACTTTGTTGAAAAACTCCTTtataatgggacttccctgctggtccggtggttaagactccacacttccaaggcagggagtgtgggttcgatccctggttggggaaccaagatcccacatgccacgcgtggtgcggccaaaaaaacccaacaaaacacCTCCTCCATGATAATCTTAAATGTTTCTAgaatttcctttcagttattttgatttacttttaattataaacttttaattttgtattttaaactttgtagaactacttttgtcttttattattttgtagctTATCATAATTTTATTAACGTTCTATAATTTATAGTTTTCACCTATTTAAAAGTACCCGCGAGAAGCACGAACAGTGACCGGCTCTAAGGGCAGGGGGGACAGAAGTCCTAAGGTGCTTCAAGTTGCTGCTACAGGGACCCTTCAAGCCCCTCACAGGAGCTCCTCAAAGGCCAGCTTTCTGTTGCCAAGCCAACCTCCAGAACACTCACATGTCCCAACTGCCCCAGCACAACAGTGGACTGAGATGCACAACCCTGTAACCTGCCGGAAGGGCAGATCTTGCTTCGAAAGAACCCAGCCCTTCATGGGAGTAACCGTGTCCAGGGCCAGGGATTCGCCCTGCACAGCAGTGGGCTCCGGTCGGCAGCTGTCCCACCCGAGGCAGCAGGAGGTCCACCCGAGAGGCTCTTCCATGGAACTCCCCGGGGCCAGTCTCAATAAATGACTACTTTGTCTTGAATTTCCAATaaagacttctttaaaaatacacttgTAACGCAACTTCCGGAATCTGCTTCACACCTCCCACGGCTGCCTGCCATGGTCACTGTCAGTACCCTTTGTCCAGGTCTGGTTTCCTGAGCTTCCTTTCCTTGTTTTGAGAGCTGAGGAGGAGCTGGTTAGGCTGAGCAGCATACCCTTTGGGGTTTCAAGGTGGAGGGTGGAACCCCAGCTCCCTCTGGGACTATCAGGTCCCCACGTGGTCACGAGAGGCTGAGCGCTTTCTACCGGCAAGACCCCCTACAGCAGGCTGGGGCTGGTGGTAGGCACCTGCACATACAGGTATGCAGGGATGCTGGCAGGACAAACCCCCCAGGTCTCAGAAGAGGGCCCCAAAGGAGCTAACGGGGATGAGTCAGAGGCATGGGGTCACGATTGCTGGCGCTAGTCCGCCCCCACTTGCCTTACCCTGTGACCCTCTTTTGTTTTGTCCCATTATAGATACTAGCATTCAATTTTGGAAAACTTCAAGAGATCTTGTGCTTAAGGGACAGAAGAGCCTGAGAAAGGAGTCAGCGAGTTTGTGGGCAGGAGGTCCTAAAGGACACAGGTTTACAGTTCCTCTCTCTATTCGTGGCCCTTGCCATAGCTGAGTGTCAGGCTATCCTGCAGCACGTGTTACCCGCTGGCTACTGGCGCGGACCTCTGAGGACTGTGTTCTAGACAGCCAAGTGAGAGGCTGAGAGGGCGGGGGGGCCGTTATGGAGGGGAAAGTTCCCTGGGCAGCAGAGCCCGCTCAGCCCTGGCATCTGCCCCTAGAGAGCAGCGGATGAGGGCGGCCTTAGGAGCTTGCCTGAGTAGGCAGGCCGCCATTGGGAGGGACCGTGTTTGACTCTTAGACGCTCTGCCTGCTGATGAAGCCCGAACTTGCTCCTCCCGCTGGAACGGTGGCTCCATACATgccctcatcccccacccccggaAGAGAAGCTGGCCCTGGCACGTTCTCACTCAGAGCCCCTGGGAAGCGCGTGCAGTCTGCAGCCTGCCCTAAGCCCTCCCTCGAGCCCCCGGCCCAGGTGAGGAGGGCTCAGTCCTGCTGGGCCCTTCATCCCTTCACCCCTCGGGCCAGACCTGCCCAGAGCCTTTGCCCTCCAGTTGGCTTCATACCATGATGCAGGCGTGGGCCTTGTGGTAGTAGGAGGCGTGCATGCTCTGGAACCGCTCTTGGCCTGCTGTGTCCCAGAAGTCTGCAATGTGAACACAGCTCTGACTGCCTGATGGGGGATGCAGGGCAGAGACCCCAGACGCTGAGCATCTCTGTGCAGTGCCCGTGTTCAGAAACACgcgggaggatggggagggacaGAGACCACACAGCTCGCAGGTGTGCTGTCAGGATGTAACGCACCTGGGTGTGCGTGGGggtgggtgagagggagacacagggccaggaggaaggagaaTACAGGCAGGAAGCCCCAAGAGGGAGAGGGTCAgtgccctccttcccccacctatGAGATGCAGGACGCTCCAAGGTCAAAACCAGGCCCAATTCCCATGTGTGCTGGTCACAGAGGGTGGACACAGTCAGGCCGGATGCGTGGCCTGGCCGAGGGGAAGGTTGTGACCCCATTTAAAGCCAAAGCCTTTGTGGCAGACGACATTCAGACCAACCCTGTTATTTCTTTACGCTGGCGGAAGAGCACCGGCACAGAACC
This region includes:
- the RABL2B gene encoding rab-like protein 2B isoform X5, with amino-acid sequence MLVSHQPTYMASHVVGAARFEAYSHLDLLYIRKAVEWLTVFDVQRKITYKHLSTWYTELREFRPEIPCIVVANKIDGEATLHLGASNSWGGPPSHVSSSSPGPANHQRSILFRNIQPLAAGHHCPPSKDPTDIKMTQKSFSFARKFSLPLYFVSAADGTNVVKLFSDAIRLAVSYKQNSRDFMDEVLQELENISLEQEEEDMLHKERRGRAESPSPS
- the RABL2B gene encoding rab-like protein 2B isoform X1, producing MAGDRAKPCELDQEKYDADDNVKIICLGDSAVGKSKLMERFLMDGFQPQQLSTYALTLYKHTATVDGKTVLVDFWDTAGQERFQSMHASYYHKAHACIMVFDVQRKITYKHLSTWYTELREFRPEIPCIVVANKIDGEATLHLGASNSWGGPPSHVSSSSPGPANHQRSILFRNIQPLAAGHHCPPSKDPTDIKMTQKSFSFARKFSLPLYFVSAADGTNVVKLFSDAIRLAVSYKQNSRDFMDEVLQELENISLEQEEEDMLHKERRGRAESPSPS
- the RABL2B gene encoding rab-like protein 2B isoform X2, with amino-acid sequence MDCILQVRKRSLSLWPFPASCPLSPTAHPFAPAVRGAGINFWDTAGQERFQSMHASYYHKAHACIMVFDVQRKITYKHLSTWYTELREFRPEIPCIVVANKIDGEATLHLGASNSWGGPPSHVSSSSPGPANHQRSILFRNIQPLAAGHHCPPSKDPTDIKMTQKSFSFARKFSLPLYFVSAADGTNVVKLFSDAIRLAVSYKQNSRDFMDEVLQELENISLEQEEEDMLHKERRGRAESPSPS